A genome region from Sphingobacteriaceae bacterium GW460-11-11-14-LB5 includes the following:
- a CDS encoding tryptophan--tRNA ligase codes for MKETVVSGIRSTGKLHLGNYYGAVKNFVQMQNDYNCYFFIADLHSLTTHPTPADLHGNIKHVLVEYLASGIDPENSTIYIQSDVPEIAELYLYLNMNAYMGELERSTSFKDKVRANPDNVNAGLLTYPVLMAADILIHKATKVPVGKDQEQHLEMARTFGNRFNRLYNTEYFPEPYAFSYSDKLVKVPGLDGKGKMGKSEGEANAVYLSDDPETIRKKVMKAVSDGGPTEENQPKPEPIQNLFDLMKVVSSADTLAHFEDLYSKMQIRYGDFKKQLAEDMIITTAPMRERILDIAKDDAYLRQVAKHGALKARESAQKTIREVRSLIGFKSF; via the coding sequence ATGAAAGAAACAGTGGTGAGCGGCATTCGCTCAACAGGAAAATTACATTTGGGTAATTATTACGGTGCGGTTAAAAACTTCGTTCAAATGCAGAACGACTATAATTGCTACTTTTTTATTGCCGATTTACACTCGTTAACTACACATCCTACTCCAGCCGATTTACATGGAAACATTAAACATGTTTTGGTTGAATACCTGGCGAGTGGAATTGATCCAGAAAACAGCACCATTTACATACAAAGTGATGTTCCCGAAATTGCGGAGTTATACCTATATCTAAATATGAACGCGTATATGGGTGAACTGGAGCGCAGTACTTCTTTTAAAGATAAGGTGCGTGCCAACCCTGATAACGTAAATGCAGGTTTATTAACCTATCCGGTACTAATGGCGGCCGATATTTTAATCCATAAGGCTACAAAAGTACCTGTTGGAAAAGATCAGGAGCAACATTTGGAGATGGCCCGTACTTTCGGAAACCGTTTCAACAGGTTATACAATACGGAATATTTCCCTGAACCTTATGCTTTTAGCTACTCTGACAAACTGGTTAAAGTACCTGGTTTAGATGGTAAAGGAAAAATGGGTAAATCAGAAGGTGAAGCCAATGCCGTTTATCTATCTGATGATCCTGAAACCATCCGCAAAAAAGTAATGAAAGCAGTTAGCGACGGTGGTCCAACAGAAGAAAACCAACCTAAACCTGAGCCGATCCAGAATCTTTTTGATTTAATGAAAGTGGTATCGAGTGCTGATACCCTTGCACATTTTGAAGATTTGTACAGCAAAATGCAGATCCGCTATGGTGATTTCAAAAAACAACTGGCAGAAGATATGATTATTACGACTGCACCTATGCGTGAGCGTATTTTGGATATTGCCAAAGATGATGCTTACCTAAGACAAGTTGCTAAACACGGCGCATTAAAGGCCCGTGAAAGCGCACAAAAAACCATCAGAGAAGTTCGCAGTTTAATCGGGTTTAAAA
- a CDS encoding 1-acyl-sn-glycerol-3-phosphate acyltransferase, with amino-acid sequence MIYFLRQVHRVWFLFWILFFFALFYPLYYVTSRNEKYYSILNFFRKANSFLCSLFSGVFFRFQYEEKLNRKQTYIYCANHTSNLDIMIFCIMGHGKFHFMGKDELLNNPVLGIFFKTIDISVNRDSKISAFKAFKKAGENLEKGMSLIIFPEGKIDDHYPPKLGEFKNGPFRLAIDKNIPLVPVSITDVWKINWDDGAKYGSKPGICDIYVHKPINTSTLADVDADVLKEKVYTLIDNKLV; translated from the coding sequence ATGATTTATTTTCTAAGACAAGTACACCGGGTATGGTTTCTATTCTGGATACTGTTTTTTTTCGCTCTGTTCTATCCTTTATACTACGTTACTTCACGTAATGAGAAATATTACAGCATCCTGAATTTTTTCAGAAAAGCCAATAGTTTTTTGTGCAGTCTGTTTTCAGGTGTTTTTTTTCGTTTCCAGTATGAAGAAAAGCTGAATCGTAAACAAACCTATATCTACTGCGCCAACCACACCTCTAACCTGGATATCATGATTTTCTGTATTATGGGGCATGGTAAATTTCACTTTATGGGAAAGGATGAACTGCTGAATAATCCGGTATTGGGCATTTTTTTTAAAACCATCGATATTTCAGTAAACCGCGACAGTAAGATTTCGGCTTTTAAAGCATTTAAAAAAGCTGGCGAGAACCTGGAAAAAGGAATGAGTCTGATTATCTTTCCGGAAGGTAAAATTGATGATCATTACCCTCCCAAGTTAGGCGAATTTAAAAATGGTCCCTTCCGTTTGGCCATTGATAAAAATATCCCGCTGGTACCCGTGAGTATTACCGATGTTTGGAAAATTAATTGGGACGACGGCGCAAAGTATGGAAGTAAGCCAGGAATTTGCGATATTTACGTCCACAAACCCATAAATACATCAACTTTGGCCGATGTTGATGCTGATGTATTGAAAGAAAAGGTTTATACATTGATTGATAATAAGTTAGTATAG
- a CDS encoding aspartyl/glutamyl-tRNA(Asn/Gln) amidotransferase subunit C, whose product MNLDAKTIHKIADLARIHIDDKQVDTLIPEMNKILSFMEKLNELDTSNVKPLVYMNESVNVWREDIVKQEIATADGLKNAAKHSDQFFMVPKIIEK is encoded by the coding sequence ATGAATTTAGACGCAAAAACCATCCATAAAATAGCCGATCTGGCCAGAATTCATATTGATGATAAACAGGTGGATACACTCATTCCTGAAATGAACAAAATTTTGTCATTCATGGAAAAATTAAATGAATTGGATACTTCAAATGTAAAACCGCTGGTTTATATGAACGAATCGGTAAATGTTTGGAGAGAAGATATAGTGAAACAGGAAATAGCTACGGCTGATGGCTTGAAAAACGCAGCAAAGCATAGCGACCAGTTTTTCATGGTGCCAAAAATTATTGAAAAATAA
- a CDS encoding macrolide ABC transporter ATP-binding protein produces MEKPLITIKEIGRKYVIGSEVIHALKSVSLDINKGEFVALMGPSGSGKSTLMNILGCLDTPSSGTYVLNGTNVSHMSDDALAEVRNQEIGFVFQTFNLLPRSTSLDNVALPLIYAGTSKKDRDARAARALENVGLGNRMDHKPNELSGGQRQRVAVARALINNPSIILADEPTGNLDTKTSIEIMGLLEEIHSKGNTIILVTHEEDIAQHAHRIVRMRDGLIENDYLNTDIKNVSPRLQALKDNGSDWEKIN; encoded by the coding sequence ATGGAGAAACCACTCATCACGATAAAAGAAATTGGCCGTAAATATGTTATTGGATCTGAAGTGATTCACGCTTTAAAATCAGTTTCTTTAGATATTAATAAAGGCGAATTTGTAGCATTGATGGGGCCATCTGGTTCTGGTAAATCAACCCTGATGAATATTTTAGGGTGTTTGGATACACCTTCAAGCGGAACCTATGTTTTAAATGGAACCAATGTGAGTCACATGAGTGATGATGCCCTGGCAGAAGTGCGTAATCAGGAAATCGGTTTTGTTTTTCAAACCTTTAACTTATTGCCACGCTCAACATCTTTAGATAATGTAGCCTTACCTTTAATTTATGCCGGAACAAGCAAAAAGGACAGGGATGCAAGAGCCGCTAGAGCATTAGAAAATGTAGGCTTAGGTAATCGCATGGATCATAAGCCAAATGAATTATCGGGCGGTCAGCGTCAGCGTGTGGCTGTGGCCAGGGCTTTGATCAATAACCCTTCTATTATTTTAGCAGATGAGCCAACCGGTAACTTAGATACCAAAACATCAATTGAAATAATGGGTTTACTGGAAGAAATCCACAGCAAAGGCAATACCATCATTTTAGTAACACACGAAGAAGATATTGCACAGCACGCCCACCGCATTGTACGTATGCGTGATGGTTTGATTGAAAACGATTATTTAAATACCGACATCAAAAATGTATCTCCACGTTTGCAGGCTTTGAAAGATAATGGCAGCGATTGGGAGAAAATCAATTGA
- a CDS encoding ATP:cob(I)alamin adenosyltransferase encodes MKIYTKTGDKGQTSLIGGTRVPKYHLRIETYGTVDELNSYIGLIMCQDIETQDQKLLKEIQDRLFTIGSSLAADPETSRMKIPDLHDADITLLENEMDLMNEKLPALKHFVLPGGNTVVSYCHIARCVCRRAERLTVALAENSFVDERVTIYLNRLSDYLFVLARKLTVYFKAEENIWIPRV; translated from the coding sequence ATGAAAATCTACACGAAAACAGGCGATAAGGGGCAAACATCACTCATTGGTGGTACCCGTGTGCCTAAATATCATTTGCGTATCGAAACCTATGGAACTGTTGACGAATTAAATTCGTACATCGGCTTAATCATGTGTCAGGATATTGAAACGCAGGACCAGAAACTACTAAAGGAAATTCAGGACAGGTTATTTACCATTGGCTCATCGCTTGCAGCCGATCCTGAAACGTCCAGAATGAAAATCCCTGATCTGCACGATGCCGACATTACTTTGCTGGAAAATGAGATGGACCTGATGAACGAAAAGTTACCCGCTTTAAAACATTTTGTTTTGCCAGGTGGAAACACTGTAGTTTCTTACTGCCACATTGCGCGATGTGTTTGCAGAAGGGCTGAACGGCTGACCGTGGCACTTGCAGAAAATAGCTTTGTAGATGAGCGTGTAACCATTTATTTGAATCGTTTAAGCGATTATTTATTCGTTTTGGCACGAAAACTGACCGTGTATTTTAAGGCGGAAGAAAACATTTGGATTCCGCGGGTTTAA
- a CDS encoding 2-C-methyl-D-erythritol 4-phosphate cytidylyltransferase, whose product MKYYAIIVAGGSGNRMQTETPKQFLLLKNLPVLMHTIKAFAQSDTQPKILLVLNKDQQAYWFRLCEEFNFHVPHQVIDGGTERFHSVKNAIHAIEEESYVAIHDAVRPLVSKSLIDNCFKAAELQGNVITAVQSSDSVRLLRDDKTTALKRDEIYLVQTPQTFSLNILKEAYNQEFNVHFTDDASVVESVGYGINIIEGERGNIKITYPIDLELAELLLKN is encoded by the coding sequence ATGAAATACTACGCTATAATTGTAGCAGGCGGTTCTGGAAATCGGATGCAAACGGAAACCCCAAAACAATTTCTACTGCTCAAAAACCTTCCGGTTTTAATGCACACCATCAAAGCTTTTGCACAAAGCGATACCCAACCTAAAATTTTACTGGTACTCAACAAAGATCAACAGGCTTACTGGTTTAGGTTATGTGAAGAATTTAATTTCCATGTACCACATCAGGTTATCGATGGCGGCACGGAGCGTTTTCATTCGGTAAAAAATGCAATCCATGCCATTGAAGAGGAAAGTTATGTGGCCATTCACGATGCTGTTCGTCCACTGGTTTCCAAATCTCTTATCGACAATTGTTTTAAAGCAGCTGAGCTTCAGGGAAACGTGATTACGGCAGTACAATCAAGCGACAGTGTACGCTTGCTTAGAGACGATAAAACAACGGCATTAAAACGTGATGAAATTTATTTAGTGCAAACACCACAAACTTTTAGCCTTAACATTCTTAAGGAAGCTTATAACCAGGAATTCAATGTTCATTTTACCGATGATGCAAGTGTAGTAGAATCTGTAGGCTACGGGATTAATATCATCGAAGGAGAAAGAGGAAACATTAAAATCACCTACCCCATCGATCTGGAGCTTGCCGAATTGTTGCTGAAAAATTAA
- a CDS encoding tRNA preQ1(34) S-adenosylmethionine ribosyltransferase-isomerase QueA: MKLSQFKFNLPESLVANNPAEQRDEARLMVLHKDSGKIEHKIFKDVLGYFDDKDVMILNNTKVFPARLYGNKEKTGATIEVFLLRELNKELRLWDVLVDPARKIRVGNKLYFGDDDLLVAEVVDNTTSRGRTIRFLFEGTDEEFRKNVEILGETPLPKYIKRKATAEDKERYQTIFAKHEGAVAAPTAGLHFSRELMKRLELKGVEFAEVTLHVGLGTFRTVEVEDLTKHKMDSEQFIIEQKDANIVNKALEEKRKICAVGTTSMRAIESAVSANRTLKAANDWTSKFIFPPYDFSIANSMITNFHTPESTLLMMVSAFGGYENVMNAYEVAVKEKYKFYSYGDAMLII, encoded by the coding sequence ATGAAATTATCACAATTCAAATTCAACTTACCTGAATCATTAGTAGCCAATAATCCGGCAGAACAACGCGACGAAGCTCGCCTAATGGTTTTACATAAAGACAGCGGTAAAATTGAACATAAAATTTTCAAAGACGTTTTAGGTTATTTCGATGACAAAGACGTAATGATATTAAATAACACTAAGGTTTTCCCTGCCCGTTTATATGGCAATAAAGAGAAAACAGGTGCAACCATCGAGGTTTTCTTGCTACGTGAATTAAACAAGGAATTACGTTTATGGGATGTTTTGGTAGATCCGGCACGTAAAATCCGCGTAGGCAATAAATTATACTTTGGCGACGACGATTTATTGGTTGCTGAGGTTGTAGATAATACCACGTCACGTGGCCGTACCATCCGTTTCTTATTTGAAGGTACTGACGAAGAATTCAGAAAAAACGTTGAAATTTTAGGTGAAACTCCACTTCCTAAATATATTAAACGTAAAGCTACTGCTGAAGATAAAGAACGTTATCAAACCATTTTCGCTAAACACGAAGGTGCAGTAGCTGCTCCAACCGCAGGTTTACACTTTAGTCGTGAGTTGATGAAACGCCTTGAACTTAAAGGTGTAGAATTTGCAGAAGTAACGTTACATGTGGGTTTAGGAACTTTCAGAACGGTTGAGGTTGAAGATTTAACCAAACACAAGATGGATTCTGAGCAGTTTATCATCGAGCAAAAAGATGCGAACATTGTAAACAAAGCTTTAGAGGAAAAAAGAAAAATCTGTGCGGTAGGTACCACTTCTATGCGTGCGATCGAATCGGCTGTTTCTGCAAACAGAACGTTAAAAGCCGCTAACGACTGGACGAGCAAGTTTATCTTCCCTCCTTACGATTTCAGCATTGCAAATTCAATGATTACCAATTTTCACACACCAGAATCTACTTTATTGATGATGGTAAGTGCATTTGGCGGATACGAAAACGTAATGAATGCCTACGAAGTTGCAGTAAAAGAAAAATATAAATTTTACAGCTATGGCGATGCCATGCTAATTATATAA
- a CDS encoding ABC transporter — protein MIIFRLIGESFRFAFDALRQNKLRTMLSLLAITIGIFTIIAVFSAVDTFRGKLQASVDKLGSNTIYIQKWPWSFGDNYPWWKYMNRPQPSLRDFEALRERIEHAQGVTFEISTNDRTIKYRSNSVEGISVWAASHDFNKTWNFELQDGRYFTENESKNGTPVCILGSDIADGLFDGDAPVGKQVQILGRRLTVVGVFKKEGEDMLGTSLDKNVNIPIAFAKGVLDIQNERYGPQITVRGKDNVSLEEVESELKGLMRSIHRIRPGQEEDFALNKTTIISNQLDSMFKMVNIAGWVIGGFSILVGGFSIANIMFVSVKERTNIIGIQKSLGAKNYFILLQFIFESISLCILGGLLGLLLVFLLALGIGAATDFHIILGLNNIALGIGISIIIGTISGFWPAYSASRLDPVEAIRS, from the coding sequence ATGATAATCTTTAGGCTAATAGGCGAGAGTTTCCGTTTTGCATTTGATGCGTTGCGCCAGAATAAATTACGCACCATGTTGTCGCTTCTGGCTATAACAATCGGTATTTTTACCATTATTGCTGTATTCTCTGCAGTAGATACCTTTCGTGGTAAATTGCAGGCCAGTGTAGATAAACTGGGCTCAAACACCATTTATATTCAAAAATGGCCATGGAGTTTTGGCGATAATTATCCATGGTGGAAATACATGAACCGTCCTCAGCCTTCATTGCGTGATTTCGAAGCCCTCCGCGAGCGAATTGAACATGCGCAAGGCGTTACCTTCGAAATATCAACTAACGACAGGACAATCAAATACAGAAGTAACTCGGTAGAAGGCATTTCAGTATGGGCAGCCTCACACGATTTTAATAAAACCTGGAATTTCGAGCTTCAGGACGGCCGTTATTTTACTGAAAATGAGAGTAAAAATGGTACACCTGTTTGTATTTTAGGCTCTGACATTGCCGACGGACTTTTTGATGGCGATGCACCAGTGGGTAAACAAGTGCAGATTTTGGGCAGAAGATTAACCGTTGTTGGTGTTTTCAAAAAAGAAGGAGAAGATATGTTAGGTACTTCCCTTGATAAAAACGTAAATATTCCAATTGCTTTTGCAAAAGGAGTTTTAGATATTCAAAATGAACGTTACGGACCACAAATAACTGTCCGGGGTAAAGATAACGTAAGTCTGGAGGAAGTAGAAAGCGAATTGAAAGGTTTAATGCGCTCGATCCACAGAATCAGGCCAGGCCAGGAAGAAGATTTTGCGTTAAACAAAACCACCATTATTTCTAACCAGTTAGATTCGATGTTTAAAATGGTAAATATTGCCGGCTGGGTAATTGGTGGATTCTCGATCCTGGTTGGCGGTTTCAGTATTGCCAATATCATGTTTGTATCGGTTAAAGAGCGTACCAATATTATCGGTATCCAAAAATCGTTGGGCGCGAAAAATTATTTCATCCTGCTTCAATTTATATTCGAATCAATTTCGCTTTGTATTTTAGGTGGTTTGCTGGGCTTATTGCTCGTCTTTCTGCTCGCCCTGGGGATAGGTGCGGCCACAGATTTTCACATTATACTGGGCTTAAATAATATTGCCTTAGGTATTGGAATATCGATCATTATCGGCACGATTTCTGGTTTTTGGCCAGCTTATTCCGCATCAAGGTTAGATCCGGTAGAGGCAATCAGGAGTTAG
- a CDS encoding aspartate aminotransferase, which translates to MTKLGRELASKGINIISLSVGEPDFNTPDHVKNAAKKALDENYTRYSPVPGYPDLRQAIVNKLKTENNLDYDISQIVVSTGAKQSLSNVILTLIDPDDEVIIPTPYWVSYSEMVTLAEGKSVFIDTDIESDFKITPAQLEAAITPKSKLFMFSSPCNPTGSVYSKEELAALVAVFEKHPNIYILSDEIYEHINFVDKHESIAQFDSIKDRVIIVNGFSKAFAMTGWRLGYIAANKEIAAANDKLQGQTTSGTCSIAQRAGIVAYEQGLASVLEMKEAFLRRRELVYNLLNEIPGVKTNLPDGAFYFFPEISSFFGKKDADGNVIKDSSDLALYLLNVGHVATVGGDSFGNNNYIRLSYAASDESLVEALRRIKEALGKLA; encoded by the coding sequence ATGACCAAACTTGGCCGCGAATTAGCGTCTAAGGGCATTAACATCATTAGTTTAAGCGTTGGCGAACCCGATTTCAATACACCCGATCACGTAAAAAATGCAGCTAAAAAAGCATTAGACGAAAATTATACACGTTATTCGCCGGTACCGGGCTATCCAGATCTGCGCCAGGCGATCGTTAACAAGCTAAAAACAGAAAATAACCTGGATTATGATATTTCTCAGATCGTTGTTTCAACAGGTGCAAAACAATCCTTATCGAATGTTATTTTAACTTTGATCGATCCGGATGATGAAGTGATCATCCCAACACCTTATTGGGTTTCATACTCGGAAATGGTAACGCTGGCCGAAGGAAAATCTGTTTTTATCGATACAGACATCGAAAGCGATTTCAAAATCACACCTGCACAGTTAGAAGCTGCTATTACGCCGAAATCGAAATTATTTATGTTTTCTTCACCTTGTAACCCAACAGGTTCGGTTTACAGTAAAGAAGAATTAGCAGCCCTGGTTGCCGTTTTCGAAAAACACCCAAATATCTATATTTTATCGGATGAGATTTATGAGCACATTAATTTCGTTGATAAACATGAGTCTATTGCGCAATTCGACAGTATTAAAGACCGCGTAATCATTGTAAACGGTTTCTCTAAAGCTTTCGCTATGACCGGCTGGAGACTAGGTTACATTGCCGCTAATAAAGAAATAGCAGCTGCTAACGATAAATTACAGGGACAAACAACTTCTGGAACCTGTTCTATCGCACAAAGAGCTGGAATTGTTGCTTACGAGCAAGGTTTAGCCAGCGTTTTAGAAATGAAAGAAGCATTTTTACGCCGTAGAGAACTGGTTTATAATTTATTAAACGAAATTCCAGGTGTAAAAACAAATCTTCCTGATGGTGCTTTTTACTTTTTCCCTGAAATCAGTTCTTTCTTCGGTAAAAAAGATGCTGATGGAAATGTAATTAAAGATTCATCTGATCTGGCTTTGTATTTATTAAATGTTGGTCACGTAGCAACCGTTGGTGGCGATTCGTTTGGTAACAATAACTACATCCGTTTATCGTACGCAGCGTCTGACGAAAGTTTAGTTGAAGCATTAAGAAGGATAAAAGAAGCTTTAGGTAAATTAGCCTAA
- a CDS encoding cation diffusion facilitator family transporter, with product MSVKKKAIIISLVVSVVLMLAKFVAYFITGSNAILTDAAESIVNVIAGSFAFYSIYLSTQPRDENHPYGHGKVEFFSAFVEGILILIAGVVIIFKSSYNLIYPHVVGELLTGTLIIGITGLINLIVGLYLINVGKDEHSITLQADGKHLLTDTYTSGAIVIGLILIQLTNIIWLDSLLSFLVGFYIVYSGYKLTRGSVGGLMDESDFTLVEEVVDVLQKNRHNPWIDVHNLRTQQYGPEFHIDCHVTLPYYFDLNKVHREISQIDELINKNGFRKAELFIHADPCLPECCHYCHMSECPVRAEAFRKEIVWTPEIVIKNKKHFENELL from the coding sequence GTGTCGGTAAAAAAGAAAGCAATAATAATTTCTCTGGTGGTGAGTGTGGTGCTGATGTTGGCCAAGTTTGTCGCATATTTTATTACGGGTTCAAATGCGATCTTAACAGATGCAGCAGAGAGTATTGTAAACGTAATAGCAGGCAGTTTTGCCTTTTATAGCATTTACCTCAGTACACAACCCCGCGACGAAAATCACCCTTACGGACATGGAAAAGTTGAGTTTTTCTCGGCCTTTGTTGAAGGGATATTGATTCTGATTGCGGGAGTGGTTATTATTTTCAAATCATCGTACAACCTGATCTATCCTCATGTGGTGGGGGAGTTATTAACCGGAACACTAATTATTGGTATTACCGGGTTGATTAATCTGATTGTTGGCTTGTACCTCATCAACGTCGGTAAAGATGAACATTCGATTACCTTACAAGCGGATGGCAAACATTTATTAACCGATACCTACACCAGTGGCGCCATTGTTATTGGTTTAATATTAATTCAGTTGACAAATATTATTTGGCTGGATAGCTTACTCTCCTTTTTAGTAGGCTTTTACATCGTTTATTCTGGTTATAAGCTTACCCGTGGCTCGGTTGGGGGCTTAATGGATGAAAGCGATTTTACACTTGTTGAAGAAGTAGTGGATGTTTTACAAAAGAACAGGCATAATCCCTGGATCGATGTGCATAATCTGCGTACGCAGCAATATGGCCCTGAATTTCACATCGATTGCCACGTTACATTACCCTACTATTTTGATTTAAATAAAGTTCATCGTGAAATTTCGCAGATTGATGAACTGATCAACAAAAATGGCTTCCGTAAAGCAGAGCTATTCATTCATGCAGACCCCTGTTTGCCTGAGTGTTGTCATTATTGCCATATGAGCGAATGCCCGGTTAGGGCTGAAGCTTTTAGAAAAGAAATTGTTTGGACACCTGAAATAGTAATCAAAAATAAAAAGCACTTCGAAAATGAGCTACTTTAA
- a CDS encoding NUDIX hydrolase, with the protein MSYFNVRVYGLLINQNNEVLVSDEEEYGFRFSKFPGGGLELGEGLIDGLKREFVEECAAEIEVLSHFYTTDFFEKSSFNDSQVISVYYLVKEKAPLQLAFKDTIYDFDGEGEILQAFRWVKIEDLSIEDITFKTDKTVGQLLKDQYSFEQ; encoded by the coding sequence ATGAGCTACTTTAATGTTAGGGTTTATGGATTGTTAATTAACCAGAATAATGAGGTTTTGGTGAGTGATGAGGAAGAATATGGTTTCCGTTTCAGTAAGTTTCCTGGTGGTGGATTAGAACTCGGTGAGGGCTTAATTGATGGCTTAAAACGTGAGTTTGTAGAAGAGTGTGCTGCTGAAATTGAGGTGTTATCTCATTTTTATACTACAGATTTTTTCGAAAAATCATCATTTAACGATAGCCAGGTCATCAGCGTGTATTATCTCGTAAAAGAAAAAGCACCTTTACAGCTGGCCTTTAAGGATACCATTTACGATTTCGATGGGGAAGGTGAAATTCTTCAGGCATTTAGGTGGGTGAAAATTGAGGATTTAAGTATTGAAGATATCACCTTTAAAACAGATAAAACCGTAGGTCAGCTTTTAAAAGATCAATATTCATTTGAACAGTAA
- a CDS encoding adenosylmethionine--8-amino-7-oxononanoate transaminase has translation MSDFSKPQTPDSKLNLTERDQKVIWHPYTQMKNALPHIPIVRGEGVYVFDESGKRYIDAVSSWWVNIHGHSHPYIAQKVAEQLNVLEHVIFAGFTHEPAVLLAERLLPILPGKQDKVFYTDNGSTAVEVALKMCLQYWDNKGTPKTKILAFKNAYHGDTFGAMSVSGRSIFTDAFNSLLFDVEFIDLPNEYNISHLTSHLSNLSDTACFIFEPLILGSGGMLMYEAKYLDQLLSACKEAGILTIADEVMTGFGRTGTYFACEKLINKPDIICLSKGLTGGTMPLGVTTCTNEIFEAFLSDDKLKTLYHGHSFTANPIACVASLASLDILLKSETLQNIKRVEAKHAVFLEEIKTHPKVKAIRQTGTIIAIEWETGNETSYLSNLRNLLYAYFLDKGIILRPLGNIIYILPPYVISDEDLDYIYATIKLALEEI, from the coding sequence ATGTCAGATTTCTCCAAACCCCAAACGCCGGACTCCAAGCTTAACTTAACTGAACGCGATCAAAAGGTAATCTGGCATCCTTACACGCAAATGAAGAATGCGTTGCCCCACATCCCCATTGTTAGGGGAGAAGGTGTTTATGTTTTTGATGAAAGCGGAAAAAGATATATCGATGCAGTTTCCTCCTGGTGGGTTAATATTCATGGCCATTCACACCCTTATATTGCACAAAAAGTAGCAGAACAGCTTAATGTGCTGGAGCATGTGATTTTTGCAGGTTTTACGCATGAACCCGCTGTATTATTGGCAGAAAGGCTGTTGCCTATATTACCGGGTAAGCAGGATAAAGTTTTTTATACGGATAACGGATCAACAGCGGTAGAGGTGGCTTTAAAAATGTGCCTGCAGTACTGGGACAATAAAGGCACGCCAAAAACGAAGATTTTAGCCTTTAAAAACGCCTATCATGGCGATACTTTTGGCGCGATGTCTGTTAGTGGTCGCAGTATTTTTACGGATGCTTTTAATAGTTTGTTATTCGATGTTGAGTTTATCGATCTCCCTAACGAATACAATATCTCACATCTCACATCTCATCTATCAAATCTTAGCGATACCGCTTGTTTTATCTTCGAACCACTCATCCTGGGATCTGGCGGGATGCTCATGTATGAGGCTAAATATTTGGATCAGCTTTTATCCGCCTGCAAAGAAGCAGGGATTTTAACTATTGCTGATGAGGTAATGACGGGTTTTGGCAGAACAGGAACTTACTTTGCCTGCGAGAAACTAATTAACAAACCTGATATTATTTGTTTAAGCAAAGGTTTAACCGGCGGGACAATGCCTTTAGGTGTAACCACCTGTACCAATGAGATTTTTGAAGCATTTTTAAGTGATGATAAATTAAAAACGCTTTACCATGGACACTCTTTTACGGCAAACCCGATTGCTTGTGTTGCTTCGCTGGCGAGTTTAGATATCTTATTAAAAAGTGAAACGCTTCAGAATATCAAACGGGTAGAAGCCAAACATGCTGTTTTTCTGGAAGAGATTAAAACTCATCCTAAAGTTAAAGCCATCAGGCAAACGGGAACCATTATTGCCATTGAGTGGGAGACAGGAAATGAAACTTCTTATTTAAGTAATCTCCGTAATTTATTGTACGCTTACTTTTTAGATAAAGGGATAATATTAAGACCATTAGGCAATATCATCTATATCCTGCCTCCATATGTCATCAGTGATGAAGACCTGGATTATATTTATGCAACGATAAAATTAGCACTGGAAGAGATATAG